DNA sequence from the Pempheris klunzingeri isolate RE-2024b chromosome 9, fPemKlu1.hap1, whole genome shotgun sequence genome:
agctgcagcaggtgatattatttaattataaatgaaTAAGTTTGGTCTTTAACTTGAGGATTTCATCTTCagtttctatattttttttgaaaaagtaTCTGAGTGCTGGTCCCTTTGTAACCAAACGGTTAACTCGCACTTAACCAGCCAATcactgtgctgaagaagactgtaaactagagactgagagcagaaactcaacaggaaaatgttcactgagctgataaatcaggagagaagtcggctcattttatcattgacttccatccaatcagactcctgtgtGGAGCCAGACTCACCTGGTAGTTGGGGTTGTCAATCATGGGCGGCTTCCACTTGCCCTTGTAGTTGGGGTTGTCAGCCATCGGCCGTTTCCAGGTGCCGCAGCCGGGGGCGGCCTCGCAGGCGGGGTTGGGGATCTGAGGAGCCTCCCATTCACCGTCCATGTCCTCGTCCCTGATGGGCAGGAAGTccggagagagggagtgtgagtGATCAGAGGAGTTATCTATAATCTAATCATCAGCCGATCAGTGTGGACTCAGAACTCACCAGTCTTCAGGTTTGACGGCGTCGGGGTCTCCGATGTACTCCGGCTCGTCGTCCAACCAGCCGTCTGGTTTCACTGCATCTTCATCTGGAACCTGAGCAGGAGCATCCTCatccctgcaaacacacagaagacTGATGTCAGACTGTCTCAGACTGATGTCAATCAAACATGTGACTACAAATGTCCTGTTCTTTCATCAGTACTTAATagggtatttttaaacctgggctgtTTGttcatattctggtgtctaaatgactgttTACACACCAGAAtatgcacctgatcacagtaggtccactaaaagagcttgtttgatccactgacaggctcagagtgttattctaagtgtgtgacagcatcatggaaaggatccctacagagagagacctggaagatccttttggtttaaccacaaacagcacacacaccagactacattcactaaaacagggattttagagaacaggacacaggagctgctggtctgctgctgcctcaatcagtcagtgtgtttgtgttgcggGTGTTTTTACAGGGTTTGTTCTGATCCACCACAATATTGGtgtaacagacaaaaacacaaacaaatcgaggcagcagctcctgtgtactTCAAGGTAAAATAGtagcttttgtcaatggagtctggtgttacAGTTGCCCTCTAAATTCAGTGATAGTTAACTCATTACCATATTAGAAATAGAAGAAATCTTATATTTTGTGTGACGTCACGTCAAAAAAACTCAATAGTCGTATTGTTATGTTTTCCTGGTTTCCGTGGTAACCAGCTGTGCGTACTGACCAGTCCTCGGGCTTGGTGGCGGTGGGATCCTGGATCTTGGGCCTCTCGTCCCAGTCCTCTGGCTTGTTGTCGTCGGGGTCCTCGATCTCAGCGGGGGGGTTCACAGCGGGGGTCATGTCCGTCAGCAGGCTGCCGCTGTTCACCACCATCTGGTCCACAAGGACCTCAAAGGTGTTGTCAGGGTTCAGCACTGGAGGGGGGGCGGGACAGGTGGGTTACATACCTGGACCATCAGTAATGCGTATGTCTCACCCAGcatgtacaggtgtgtgtgtgtcttaccaaGTGTGTAAAGGTGTGTTTTCTTGTCGGTGAAGTACGTCCTCAGGTCGGCGTCGGGCTTCTTGGAGTGTTTCTCTTCGTACTCTCCAGTTTTGGGGTTCTTGTGTCTGAAGATGAAGTGCAGCTTGTAATCCTCTCCACATTTGTCGGGTCCGAACATGATGGTGTACGGAGTTTTATCCACAAACTggtcctgaacacacacacacacacacacagagaccacGTTTAGTGTccgtttattcattcattacctCCAACTCAGATATCAAAGTGTGTAAAAATTGACCCCAACACCAACAGTCcagtgtgaggaagaggagggatcACTGAGaggaagggttagggttaggtggaGCACTCTCTCCGTACAGATGAGCACCAAGTATGAAACTACGGTCCACTTTAAAAGATGCTAACTTGTAATTTAAAGCTCTAGCTGTGATCCTAATGAGAACGGTTATCTTGACAAAGTGTGAACACGCTCTGAATGTGCTGTTGGTGGACTGAAGCTACACACAGCTGGGAAACAGTACAACATACTGCAGATTCAGGGCCATAAAATATTACATCTCTGGAGAGGAATCTTTCCCCTTCTTCTTGTTAAGTTTCCAAATTGCAacttattttgtcttttgtcttagAGAACAAATCAAAGGATACTTCatctatttttaaacctgggcctttTATTGTACTGCATTttttggtgtgtgagtgactggtaggtagtaaaagtgttggaactggtccagtagatcacctcagccagcagccaccaaacgggctgcaatggctgcaacgtgatcctttgggacaactgcacctgatcacagtaggtccactaaaagagcttgtttgatccactgacaggctcagagtgttattctaagtgtgtgacagcatcatggaaaggatccctacagagagagacctggaagatccttttggtttaaccacaaacagcacacacaccagactacattcactaaaacagggattttagagaacaggacacaggagctgctgctctgctgctgcctccagttagtctgtgttcttgtgttttaaagggttagtttggatccaacacaccATTTCTGTAACACTACTAAGAACTAAAGATGTTTATCAAGAAGGGATTGATTAATTTTGAGGctgcagtagaccagcaactcctgtccTCTGaggggtaaaattactgtttttgtgaatggagtctggtgtgtttggtggCTGCAGACTGAGGAAACCGATACCATGCATCCTCCAAGAGACTGAATGAAGCCCAAACAATCACATATCGGTTAAGTTCAGTAACAGCAgcctgtacaggtgtgtgtgtgtgtgttgagtcaAACTGACCAGGTCGAGTTCAGGAGTCTGACTCAGCAGCTTGACGTAGGCGCCTCCGCAGTCGATACCTGCCTGGAAGTTCACCTCGTAcctgagcacacagacagaggaatgaGGGTGATGAAGAGGCCCGACAGACACCTGCGACCACGAGGAGAGTGATGTCAGAGGCAGAGATCGTTCTTACTGGACAATCAGGGGCTTGCTGTCAAAGGTGAAAGGTCGCAGCAGCTGGGCTGAGATGGCGTGATGTTTGGCGCGAGACTTCAGGACCAGACCTTTATCACCAGGCAGCTTACtgtccttcatctcctccacctcccattTACCTGTTaatacatcatcatcatgtgtcACCTTAATCCAATCAGGTGTTCATCCTCAGGTGTTGTTGATGTGAACCTACCGTCATACTTGGCGATGTCCTCGTCGGTGTCTTCCTTCTTGGCGCTGGACACCACCCAGctggaacagacagacaggtagttCAGTCACCAGCACACCTGGTTAGACACCCCCCCCCATGCACTTCAAGCAAAAATAGTATTAGATACTGAACAATtttagcgcacacacacacactcacacacggttttattattttttcacctttattgctgaaacacattaTTTGTGGCAGAATTACATGTTTGAATTAAAGTGGACATCAAGTCGATCGCCGCccacagagggagggggcgATCAGagtggggagaggagagagagaaccgGCAGcacagctaagctaacacagctaaTAACCCTAACGCCCTGTGGTGGGAAGATCGGCTGGATGAAATCAGACTAAAAACCAGAGACAGTTTGCGTCCACATCTTTAGAAGAGACCCGACTTCATCTCAACGCTCCGGGTGAATCTACCGTTTCCGACTTAAAACAAGACGACAGTCATATAAACTATTCGATAATCATGACCCATCCCATGGTGTTGGCTCACAGTTCCCGTCTAAGATacaagatattcctttattagtcccacggcGGGGAAGTTTACACTAGAGCCAACTTTGCCATCTCTTTACAGGTGTGGCTCctggttttggttttacatcCTTGACgctctgatttttaaaaatggcggtCACAAAGTTTTGTTTTGGCCTTTGTCGAACACACAAACGCAGACGAAAAGGTTGAGCTTCACTTTCTTTCTCAGCTGAGAACCAAATGAGACAGTCTGGCTGTAGAAGAGAAGCTGCCACACATTCACACCGACACCAGCACCAGACTGAAacatcaataacacaaacagaaatactaACATATCTGCTTGTATAAAGTCTGTCCATTCCTCTGCATGCATTACCAAACGATACCAAAAAGTTACGGTACGAATTTAgtcctaaaaaaaaatccacaatgTGATTATTAGTAATATTAAAAAACCTAAAGTAACCTAAACCCTCTAACCACCATCAGCTTTACCACATATTCATTTAACTTTATTCTCTTCTACTTCTTTGTATTCGATTCTTTGGTCTTCCTGTAATTACAGACGCGGGATGCCAACACACGGCGTCTTAAACTTGTTGTATCCTGTAAATGTTTCAATAAAgttgtcaaaaaaacaaaacaaaaaaaagtcgAGTCAAGATGGTGGAAAAGAACAGAAACGGATTTATATTCATTCACTGTTAGTGGATCAGAACACGTGcaaacttttcttcttctgttgtcaGTTTTTGCGCCACGATTAAAAGGTCAAAGTGATTTATTTGTCCCTCGAGCAGCGATACAAACATAAGCTCATATAAATaattcacttacacacacaaagtacaaatACGTTAGAACGACAAACACAAGTTCATAACAGGCTCATCAGCAGCCGTCTGAGGGTAAAAATATTATTCTTAATCTCAGCACGTCGCTACAGCCCCTGACGTACGCTCATCTTTCCTGTCTGAGATCTTTTGCCGTCTAAACACGAGGAAGCGGCTGCGATCGGGAGCCAGACCAGCAGGTCTCACGTCTCCCAAACACACCGAGGGAACGTTTTAAAGCAG
Encoded proteins:
- the canx gene encoding calnexin, whose amino-acid sequence is MDQRVGLFVLLAAGLLCLALAPVSRAEDLIEDSLGDDVDVEDELDLGLAGAEEEEEELEGDMQDEAPPAPKTPPTPKVTYKAPEPMGEHFIAESFDRGTLDGWVVSSAKKEDTDEDIAKYDGKWEVEEMKDSKLPGDKGLVLKSRAKHHAISAQLLRPFTFDSKPLIVQYEVNFQAGIDCGGAYVKLLSQTPELDLDQFVDKTPYTIMFGPDKCGEDYKLHFIFRHKNPKTGEYEEKHSKKPDADLRTYFTDKKTHLYTLVLNPDNTFEVLVDQMVVNSGSLLTDMTPAVNPPAEIEDPDDNKPEDWDERPKIQDPTATKPEDWDEDAPAQVPDEDAVKPDGWLDDEPEYIGDPDAVKPEDWDEDMDGEWEAPQIPNPACEAAPGCGTWKRPMADNPNYKGKWKPPMIDNPNYQGVWKPRKIPNPAFFEDLHPFKMTPFSAVGLELWSMTSDIFFDNFFITDDRNTADRWATDGWGLKKAAEGAAEPGLATQMLNAAEERPWLWVVYVLTVALPLVLIIVFCCTGKKKSPVTPAAEYKKTDEPQPDVKEEEEEEEEEEEEEEEEKSSPAAEEKSEEETPAEKEEEEKEEDKEEEKEATAEEKLEDDVLRRSPRNRKVRRD